The Candidatus Limnocylindrales bacterium DNA segment ACTTTCTCTGTGCAAGCTCGGTCAGCATCGAACGTGCCGGAACCAGGATCTTGCGGAACGCGAGCAGGTCGTTGCCGACCGTTGCGACGCGCACGAACACCTCTTCGTTGATCTCGCCGATCAGGGCGAGCTGCAGTTTCTCCACGTGGCTTGCGAGATGCCTCTGGCCGACGAGGAAATTTTCCGTCAGCTGCGACAGCAGCTCGTAGACGAGGAAGGCGGGGCCTTTCGCAAAGCGCAGGAAGTCGCCGCGGTAGTCGCGCAGCATTTCGTCCAGGAACGCCACCTGTCCGTGATGGATCGTCAGCAGGAAAAACTCGGCCACGACGACGCTGACGCGTTCGGTAACCAGACTGTCGTCACGGATCCGGCAGCCCGTCAGCGCGAGGAACAGATAGTCGTCGAACCGGCGAACGCGCGTGTCGGGCTCGCTTTCGAGCGCGTCGGCGAGGAGCATCGGATCGATGAGCTCGAGCTCGGAAAGAAGCGCACGCGCGCCTGCGGGATCGCCGGCCACGTCGATGTCGAGCCACAGATAGTGGCCCTCTTCGGCCGCTGGCCCGAAGCGCTCGAAGCCTGCGGAGCGTTCGATCTTGCGCTCGAAGTCGAACTCGATGAGGCGATGCGCGCAGGCACGGGCACCGGGACGGGAGGAATCGGAAACAGCGGGATCGAAAGCGGATGGATCGGTCGCGAGGGCCATGCGCCCAGTCTAGCGGCGGGCCGGTGATTGCGGTAGTTAGCCCCCATGGCGAACCCCACGGCGACCTGCGAAACCTCCCTTGGCACCTTCCGCGTCGAGCTCTTCACCGACAAAATGCCGGTCACGGCGGGCAACTTCGTGAAGCTCGCCGAATCCGGATTCTACGACGGGCTGCACTTCCACCGGGTGATCGACAATTTCATGCTGCAGTTCGGCTGCCCTCACAGCCGCGATCCGAAAAGCCCGAAAGCAGGTACCGGCGGACCGCCTCACGGTACCATCGCCGACGAATTCCCTCCGGACTTCAAGGCTTCAAACGAGCCCGGAACCCTGTCGATGGCCAACACGGGCCGGCCGAACAGCGGCGGCTCCCAGTTCTTCGTCAACACGGTCCACAACGCGTACCTCGACTGGTTCTCGCCGGGTGCCTCGAAACACCCGGTCTTCGGTAAAGTGATCGAGGGCATGGACGTCGTCCGCAAGATCGAAAAAACCCGCACCGACGGCAACGACCGGCCGATCGAACCGGTCAAGATGATCCGGGTGACCGTCACGCGATGAGCGGGAAGGACTGCAGCACGGACTGCCAGCCTGAGGCGCTCGCGGAAGACCCCGAGGTCGCGGTCGTCATGCGGGGCGCGCTTGCCGACCTTCAGCGCGCAGGCGACCGCCTGGGCCAGCACGGGATCGAATCGACGATCGTGCGCACCGACACCGAGGACAGCGCCGGCTGCTGCTCGACGAAGCTCTACCTGGTCGTCGCGCGCGAGGATGCGCCGGAGGCTTTTGCGGTCTTCGACTCCGAATGGAAGCGCGGGCTGACCGCGCAGCAGATCGCGGCTCTCGAGGCAGCCTCCGAGCTCGTGATCGATCCCGAGGCTCCCGAGACGACGTGTCCGGCCTGCCTTACGACGTTCGAGACCGGCCCCAGCGAATGTCCCGATTGCGGCCTCGCGCTCGGCTGACGCACCGGGCGAAGCCAGCGCGCCGCGCGCACCCTCATCTTGCAAGCAGGCGCAGGGCGCGCTGCGCGCAGCACTGAGGCTGCGCCGCAGCGCGCCAGATGCGCTCGTTCAACTGTCGCGGAATGTCTCGCGCGCCCGCGTCAACTGTCTCGCCGGATCACAGCTCCTTCGCATGCTGCGAAAGATATTCGGCAACGCCGGCAGTGTCCGCCTTCATTCCGGGCTTGCCCTTGTTCCAGCCTGCAGGACAGACCTCGCCGTGCTTCTCGGTGAACTGCAGCGCATCGACCA contains these protein-coding regions:
- a CDS encoding magnesium transporter CorA family protein; amino-acid sequence: MALATDPSAFDPAVSDSSRPGARACAHRLIEFDFERKIERSAGFERFGPAAEEGHYLWLDIDVAGDPAGARALLSELELIDPMLLADALESEPDTRVRRFDDYLFLALTGCRIRDDSLVTERVSVVVAEFFLLTIHHGQVAFLDEMLRDYRGDFLRFAKGPAFLVYELLSQLTENFLVGQRHLASHVEKLQLALIGEINEEVFVRVATVGNDLLAFRKILVPARSMLTELAQRKSPFISEETRPFLSNMATTVECILADLLADRDILSGSLDLYMSMVGYRTNEVMKRLTAVSVIFMPLTFLCGIYGMNFEILPELKWEYGYALFWLVVLTIAGTLVFLLRRAKLL
- a CDS encoding peptidylprolyl isomerase produces the protein MANPTATCETSLGTFRVELFTDKMPVTAGNFVKLAESGFYDGLHFHRVIDNFMLQFGCPHSRDPKSPKAGTGGPPHGTIADEFPPDFKASNEPGTLSMANTGRPNSGGSQFFVNTVHNAYLDWFSPGASKHPVFGKVIEGMDVVRKIEKTRTDGNDRPIEPVKMIRVTVTR